The genomic interval AGACACTATAAATTAACACTGCTTACGCCTAATTCAATATTGTTGTCAAAGCAATAATCacagaatgacgtcacataacgtAAAGTGTCAATTGTCTACACCCATcgagaaaaacaaacaattcaaaatGATAAATTTTTACAGCTGTCCCCTGGGTGTAGGGCAGTAAAACAGTCACATGATCACATAAGGTGAGCACAGTTTCCATAGAAACATTTCATGACCTAAACTATTTGTTTACCAtcttcaaaactagcaaaAATGATTCGAATATACAACGTTCTCTACAGTTATAACTGCAAACAAGTGGCTTCTAACATAGCAAATGGCTTTCATTAATACTTACACCAATTTCTAGTTGTTCCACCAACGATGTTACTTTTCCTCGTACGTTCTCATCGTAATCTTGACAGAGACTTGTGAAGTGACTCGACGCTGACGTTAACGCCTCCACTGCTGCATAAACCTCGTCAGGGGTTCCACTTGATTCAAAAGCCACCTTTCCCCGGTAGAGCAAGTCGCAGAGTTTACAGATTATTATGAGCGACTTCCATCTCTCCTTCGTGTTTACGTCAATAAAGTCGATGAAACTCGTTTGAATGACGTAGAGCCAACCCTTTGACAACGATACCGTCAATGAGTCTTTCATCTCTTGCCACACTCGATGGCAAGCATATTCAAGAATCCAACTGCAGATTGTCGATTCTTGGACATCCGACATTGTCCAGTTTGAAATTGCGCTAAATCAATGCGCATGCTCCAGACTTCGCAATCCAGACTCTGCGTTGCGCTTTCCATTTCTCTTTTGAGCCTAGATTGTTTTAGAAAAACATAGAATACGTCGGAAACGGGATTAGATAGTACGTGATCAAATTTGATTTGATACGTACTCTAGATGTGCAGTAGATTCTATCTGTTTCTGCTGCCCATGCATGCCACCCAAAATTTTAGCTAAGAGTTTCTAGCTAGGTACACCGTACAGTACTTGCATAGAACACAAGataaaaccaacaatttggtgAAAGGAAGCCATATAATGAGCCTATCGATAGAGATGACCTGCGTCTCAAACGAAGTAACTCAGTTCTAGAAACGAAATGGCAAGCACTGTTCTGAGAATAGTTTTCAAGttttacagcagcaacgttacgatGGATACTGATGTGGTCCGCTCTAGTTGCTACCCAGGACTACGACGCTAGTGTAGCAGCTGGGTACGTatggctgcagctatttggcaaGAAACGAGATTAGATCCGGGACCCTAACCTAGAGATGGCAGAGAGCGTCGTCCGAGACGGCGACGACGGTGACGATGACGGCGACGGCGATGACCGTAAAAGGGAACTCAGGGAAGCCTTGACGAGGATAGCGGACAAAGTGGAGGATGATTTGAAGGAGGAAATAGAACGGGTGAGTGCGTGACAGTTGAGGTGTTGGTACGGTGACTATTTGGTCTCGGACAATTATCTCGGGCGTACTTTACCCGAAACCGTTAGATGGGGTTATTTGGTTTCGGCACCTGCGGGGAATGTTTGGTCGCAGGGattatttggtttcgcatgTATTGagcctcgaatcggcactcttcaactcttacagctgtacgagacggacgcgaacgacgtgacgatggccatgataattttcacgcgtctcGCAGACGTCTggatgagccgaaatcgagtgcgacctgcttcttcttcattTGTATTTTGGCTTTGTATGAATACcaaagtcatcacgacattgttAATCGCAATTTCACTtgtctgacgtttcgttttgaggcaaatctgGTAGCGGGTGTGtcgaaagtaggcggagtaaaATGTACGggacaaggtaaacaaacatgatcacGCAGCGCACGTGTATTGATGTGCCTAATTTAAAAGTGCATAGAATGCTACGGCTAGGAGATGCACCACCCTATCCGGGAGTTGGGATGTTCTACCCATTCCGAGGTCTGAGAGCATAGCAATCGTTTTCACAGTTCTGTTTCTACCGTAGCTGCATTGCTAGTAATTTGCTACCAAGTGAAATCTAAAGGCCTGtacacactggcaactggatcgcgatccaaccgcaacactgtccacacttgcaactcgatcacACGATCAGATCacgatccgtccgatccacattgCGATTTGGTTCcaatcgcgatcggttgaatccaattagaaatagtgggcgttaccttcacgtatgctacgcgtgtagtcagaacatctagcactcctcactcgtctttgtcctcgctcaccttacgttgCTGTATCagcgctttccacaagcaaagaagccacgaTTGGATCGCGATTccttctggtctagtgtggccTAGGTTCAACAGTTGGGACATGTTAGAGTGTaccctcgacactaggccttcgctttcggtggtccttccacgcgaggatagcaacgggtcGGTATCACGTGACGTTGTCTCGAAGGTAGGCCTAGCAGTTATGTCATGTGACAAACTGGCATGTGACAAACTAGTTTGTTACCTGAtctattttgcaaatgatgattggtCGACTGTAAATCACATTGAAGTTACTTTCTGATTATTGTCATTGGGAAATCAGTAGCAATCGCTTACGCACGTCACAGGTGTCCTGTAGTGTGCTACAACAACTTGTGCGCCAGATGTGCCGACCGAAGATATTGTTTGGGCGTATTTGTAGGTTGCAAACAGTTCCAGTATTCTCCCTACATCGCAGCGAGTGAAGGTATCTCTGTTAGTCGCGTACAGCGGTTGCTTCTGAAGTAGCTTCAGGCTGACATCAGCCACGTAGAAATTTCACGCGTAGTCGCAATGGCTGTCGATTGATTCCGGGAGCGAGATGATAGTCTAAGACAAAAGCGTACAGCATAATTGCTGTTGCGTCGTCTTCTAGTCGACGACAAGAGAGGACAGAGTCTGCTTGTTGCCTTTTTGCGCGCGACATGACCGTACAGTCTTTGCGCTCGTTTCTCTACGCTAACTAGACGGTAAACAGCATCACAAAGGCCAGCATGCATAGTTACTGACTGCATTTCGTACATTTCTGTTCCAATACCTTGCATACCCTACTGTAAACGAAAACACACCTGATCTCTTTTTGCAAGTCTTtagcaatatgaaacaaaccaacaaagagTGGGCTTTTGTAATGACATAATTAGTTAAATTGTCTAATGACAAAGAGTTACTTTTTAGGCCTCTATTTGCTCTATTGAAGActacatcacgtgatactgccccgttgctatcctcacGTGGACGGACGTATaaactgaccaactgaccaacagTCTGCTACACTAAACTTTCAATTAAGAATCACGTGATGCATAGCTATtagtctaattaattatgcctaattaattatggaGACATAAAATATACTTGCAGTTAAAGGCAGCTGCAACTTTTGGGGACTGGCTTAGGATACCTAACACCCTAAAATGTACCAGATGTCTTATGTTGTAGCAATCACTTACGGTGTCTCATTACCGCGGTTGGAATACTTTGCCAGTAAAAATGCCTCTGTAGAAAGCGATAGAGAGTGATGGTGGCTGTACCTAGCGTGTCGATTACATAATTCTTAAACTGTTTCTAAAGTCTGTTACGCTGACTTCTCTCTTAGTAAATTCTGAATAACTTTTGACAGCAAAGTCCTAGAGACATGCTAACCACTGGTCATGCCGTTCTTTGGGTGTGCATTGCAGATGAACTTCCGCCAACCTTGTTATGCAAATTGTTTACGTAGCTAGCTACTCTAGCCAATAGACAGCCTTCAATTGAAAGACAAATCCACCCCTTATGCTAATTACTACTTGCTCATTGGATAAACTCTGGGAACATCTGCCCACGCAAGAACCACACAAGCTTGGGGGGAGAGTCAGAGTGGACAGATTTAGTTTTAGGACAATATACCAATTTAATTACAGTAAGTATGCAATTAGAAGGATacatgattgacaaaactCCACTTTCTATCTCATTATTTTAACGGAAGCATCACATATCTCTGCTTATCTCTGGTGTACTGCATCCTACAAACAAGATGCGCCCGTAGTTGAATAAAGCGGACATAGAGCTTTCCAATGACACCCGTATGACCTCAGTCCGTTCTAAGGTTAGGAGGCAGCAGCCCATATTTGAACAActgactttaattctggaaCCAACTTTTTAGTAGGTGCACAGTGACGTATACCTACACGTGCTGTCTACGATCAGTCGCAAGAAAGACAATCTACGTCTCTAATTGGTTGCGAACGACCAAAGGTAGGTGATGAATTtcagaacagaagagaaaatatgTGAATATATGTAGTTTGAGAAACAAATGTATCTGACGTAAAATCACTTTTTTTGCACTTGTCGCTCAGATGggtatttattgttgtttgtttgtttgtttgcattgtacACTATAAAAACATATGCTTTGTAGATTATGTgagcttaattaatgaaagtATTGTTTCTTGTATACATGTAAATATCTACGTCGATCTGTTTACATTTCTGTCTATCTTTATTTATGTCTTTCAGTcatttagtctgtctgtctgcatgtctctgttgctttctgtctgtctgtctgtctgtcagtcagtctgtctgtcaatacacatatttGTCATTTAAATGAAACGTTtacatgagcaacctaacactaacacaacaagaccattacagtcttgaagcatacaaaattatacTGCGCAAACTACATTTTGACATTCTAATTTCGCaatgctaatgagtttgtttgaGACTACTTTTGCATTACAACGCTGTAgagtcactgaaatgattcatcgccacttggtcttgaagtcagtctcatttcgtcttccttcttcatcccTTGCAGTCTTGCCAGTTTATTCAAATATCTGACTACTTGTTCGCCCCAacggccaaaatgtttgaaaacaagAGGAGTGACCAATAGGCAGGACCCTTCTGGCAGTAGCTCAGAATTATATTCTGCCTTTTTCTTCTCCTCccgtttcattgctgctactccttcttctctggaagctgccttcactgagtccaaacaccatggatgagccaaaGACACATCTAACTCAATGTCTCCACCTGAATCTGGGTCAAAAACGAGGATGCCCGAcctcttgtcactgttgacGTACTTGTATTGTTGCTCTAGTTTGTGCggcaagttgagttgagaaaggcAGTTAGACCATGTGGACACAATTgagttgtgagtgtgcacTGGACCACTCCCAGTCTTACATGTGATTAGACGGTATCCTTGGATGTCCAGTTCTTTGCCACAGTCACAAAAATTGCTCGATGCAGGAATGTCACATCCCAACCTCATCATATTTGCCAAACGAAAATTGTGTGGTGAAAGTGCAAACATGTGACGAATTACTGACACCCAAGCTCTAGCTCCTTTACCTGACAATGAATGCAAATGAGCTCTGCCTCTGATTGTATTTGAGTTGTTGTTCAAGAAGTAGTCAACATCAGCCTTGAGCTGTTGGAGTAAGCCTTTGCTGCAATTTTACATTATCATTGATCAAGTCTGACAGTGACTGCCTCTCCGGCACCGTTTCATGAAGATCATGGCCTATAGATCTCGTAGAATGATACcgtttcaaatttgaaattgcTACACTTTCAATAATATTTTGGAAACTTGATCTTGTCAAGAAATTATGAATTTCACAAGCCTGTTGGAGCAAGCGGGTGGAACTGTATGGGCCAGGTTATTCAGCCTTGGAACCCGACAATgtctcaacaacaacattgcagCTGGAGGGTATTCAAGGCCAGGAAGTTGCTCACAAAGAGAACTTTCGGAATCCAAAAACTGGTAGCAAGACTTCCTAACAAAGACACTTCTCCAATTGGTGTTCCCAGTAGGATAGTACCTTCTTGTACAACAGGAATTGTGTTTGAGGCTGAAATTGCTTGAAAAACCAACTGAGAGCGGCAGTAGATTTCACACTTGTTTTCAGCAACATTCAATTCGATATTGGCGAGTGAAGAGGGGAGgccggagagagagagagagagagagagagagagagagagagagagagagggagggagggagggagggagggagggagggagggagggagggagggagggagggagggagggagggagggagggagggagggagggagggagggagggagggagggagggagggagggagggagggagggagggagggagggagggagggagggagggagggagggagggagggagggagggagggagggagggagggagggagggagggagtcGATAAATATAGATAGGCCAGGACAATGACTTCCTGGTGTTGGCTTTGGAGGGAAGACAAGTGTGGATGAATGGTTGTAGACAAGAGCGCTGGACCTTAGGGATCTCCTTGATGAACACCTTCTTGTGAATTGATGATGACAGTCTCTTTACCGTACAAATATACTAGAGGACTCACTCCAGTGTACATTTGAGTTGCATGGTTGCATATATCTGGGAATGAGCCATGAACTTGGTTGAGCATATGCCCTTGCTCTACCGAATTGAAGACATTTTAAAGGTCAGACTTGACAAAAACCCAGTCATCGTGCGAAGACAACAATAGTTGAATATGTTGTATCAAAAGTTCTGCCCCGCCCTGTGGCAACACCATGTTGTATTGGACAGAAAAACTCTTGAAACTTGTTCTTTTTCATGTCACAGATCACTCTTGCTTCCCCGATTGCAACTGGTTGAACATCTCCATTTGTTTTTCTCAAAGCTAGCAGTTTTGCTGATGACATCAACAAAGCAACAAGAGGTGGAATGGATCCTGTAGCTATGGATGAGCAAACCTCATACAAACCATTAGGCATGCACTGGTTAGACAACAGGTCTTTCAGATGCTCATAGTGCCAGCCTGATGGACCAGGACTTGATCCCTTTGGTAACTTTCAAGTGGTGTTGAAAAAATGCACTCTAGAGAGGTTGATTGGCTTTTCAGAGCTAGCTAGGGGTGTTTTCACTTGTTTACCTTGAGCAGGATGTTTTGCCTCCAATTTGTATAAGGTTTCTTTTGAGGCAGGCACCATCCCAATAGACGTGCCGCTTTGTAGATTTCACCACACCTGATGAGCCTCAGGGCTGCTCTTTTGGCTGCATCTTCTTTGATATCATGATTCTCCAAGCTTGACTTATTGATCTGGCTTTGCAATTGAAGATCTTTCCACTTGTAATCCGGGATATTCTGATATTAATCCTTGATcaatttcaatgttgtttgACCACCTTTTggcatgtctgtctctctgtctgtctgtctatctgtctgtctgtctgtctatctatctgtctgtctgtgtgtctatctctATATCTATGTCTCTCTCTGCTGTCTCTCTATGTTTGGCTGTAAGTCTTGTTcgtctgtgttgtttgcttgttttctgtGTACTGTGCTAGTGTTGTCAAGTATTATTTCTACACCAATGTTGAATTTGGGTGTTTTGTTGTCCCTTAATTTTGGGTATTCCTCTGTCCCTTTGTCTATatctgtgttgttttgttcttCTTTGTGTGCCTTGGTAGTGTATTCAAGATTGGATTTTTGtgggtcacacacacacacaaataaacaaacaaacgaacaaccATCACTACCCATCTGAGAGACAATTGCAAAATAAGTGAttttgtagcaccctagcttcgtctgcgccaatcagtgtccagtattcgcttacaataagtgacatatcccacttccgctaTTTGTTGACTGGTCAATAAATCGGGTcgtataactgcctggggctactggtttatcaagatgtgaattgtttgtgcaaggatatcaacgcctcagctgggtgctacaagccggttatagaccttctggcaagtgtgTAAACGAATACACTCTGCTGCGCCCTGCTCGTTAGCACTCGGGCTTCGCCCTCGTGCCAACTCATGGCCAgagcggggtgtatttcgtttatacactcaCCAGCagtctataacctatacttacGTCAGATACGTTGTTTCTCGAACTACATATATTCActtcttttctcttcttttctgaaagtcatcaccaatctttggtcgtgcgcaaccaaTTAGAGACGTAGATCATCTTCCTTGCAATTGATCGTAGACAGTATGCGTACTTCGCTGTGCACTCAGGTATCGATCGATGCCATGCATGCAGGATCGATGCATAAATCTGCAGCCAGTTCTTGCTCCTAGCCGCAGCATTCTATGCACTTTTAGGCACATCTCTACACATGCGCTGCATGATCTTCAATTAGCaagatcatgtttgtttaccttgtaacccGCAAGACATTCTTACCCCACCTACTTTCGACATGCCCGCTACCAGATGAGCTGAGATTTGCCTAAAAATGAAACGTCAGACATGTGAAATTGCGATtgacaatgtcgtgatgactttggtattcatatgaagccaaagtacaaacgaagaagaagcaggttGCACTCAGTTTCAGCTCACGGAGACGTCTGCGAGGCATGTGAAAATTATTATGGCCATCGTCACATCGTTCGTGTTCatctcgtacagctgtaagagtttGGATGTGTCAATTCGAGGTTCAATAAATGCAAAACCAAATGTCCCTGCAAccaaaccaaataagccccaGTTGAATGGTTTCGGGAACCAAATAAGCCCGAGATAATTGCCCAAGGGCCAAGACACAAATAGTCCCcacgaccaaatagtccccatgaccaaatagtccccacgaccaaatagtccccgtACAGTTGGTGTTGAATGATGTCAAGgttttcattttcttgtttgttatttCTCAGCTCGGGCTTCACACACCGTCGTTGTGGAAATGGTTGGCTAGTGCGGCAGGGGCAGGGGCGGAAAAGATGTCAAGGGTGTTAGGGGCGTTAAGGGATGGACGTCAGATGGAAAAGTTGGAATCGGAAATGATCAGTGAGTGGATTGACTCAGCTGGTGGGAGGTTGGTGTTGGTGCCTGTGAAGAGAGGGGTGGTGAAGCTGGTAGGAAAAGATGGAAGTGGAAAGTCGAGTCTGAAGAGATCTTTGAAACGGGAGATGTTCAACTCTGAGCTTCTAAGCACAGAAGCAATAGAAATAGAGGTTTTGTACCAAGGTGATGATAGCAAGGCATGGAGACCAATCATTGAAGGTCAGATTCAACAATTGGTACTTAGTGCTATAAGCAAGCCAGCATGTGATGTGTATTCAAAAACGGAATTAAGGCAAGTTGAGGGCCGCAAGCTGAGCAAGCAGGTGTCAGACATGATGTTAAAGTACAGGCAGGTACATGTAACTCCACCCAGAGTAATAATTCATGTGTGTGATCACGGTGGACAAGAAAACTTGTTTTCAAGCTTTGCTCCATTTGTGGCTCCCAATTCTGTCTATCTCATGGTATATGATGTGTCAATACCATTGGAAGCTGAAGCTCAGTCATCGGTGAGACTCAACATTGAAGGTGATTATCAGCACTTGGAAGTGAAGCTGCATCGCATGAAATACAACAAGGACTGGATCAATCATCACTTGTCTGCCATCAGTGTCAGCTCTGTGTCCAGACATCATGAACAATCTGATGAGAGTAGCAAGGAAAGGGTACAAGAACTTGCATTCAGCGACAGACAGTCCACTGCAAATGCTGTATTACAGAGTAGTACTCAAGGCATTGGATCAGTGTTTAATTGTGTGTCTCCGCCTGTTATTTTTGCAGCCACTCATGCTGATCAAATTGTTGGTAAAGAGCAAGAAGTGTTGAGTAGACAAGATGCAGTTCTCAACAAAATGTTAGATCACAAGCCATACACAAGTCATGTTTACCGTCGACCCTCTGAAAGCCAGTCACCATTGTTCAAGTCAGACTTGTGTTTCTGTATCAACAATACAAAGTCACATTCACCATCATGGTTACCCAGGCTATTCCTAAGTGAAGAGGACCCTGAATTAGTTGCACTACGAGAGTTGGTGACATCTAAGATAGAGGAACATTGTACACAAGAACTGATTCCAGTCAGCTGGCTGCTGATTGAAGATAAGGTGTCTGATTTACAAGGCAATTCACGTGACAAGATCATTCCGTTTGAAATGCTGGAAGAAATAGGTGTAAAGCAGTGTTCAATGAAGTCGTCTAGTGAAGTTTCTGATGCTCTCTGTCATTTGCATAACTTCTCCATTGTGGTCTACTTTGCATCATCTCCAATACTTCGACATCATGTATTTATTGATGCTCAGTGGGTTTTCACAACTCTCTCACGCCTGTGTCCATTGCATTCCAAGGGTTTGCCTGCTAATCTTCGAGAGGACTTTGGTAAGCTTTCCAAGAAAGGCATCATGTCGCAAGAGCTTGTCGATTATTTCCTACGTGATCTGAAAGTTGAAGATCGCACCAAAATGCTAGAAGCAGCAGAACTGCTTGATATTGTCTCAAAATGTCAGGAGTTTGATAAATTTGGGGTTCCAAAAGGAAAGCAGGATATTGAGTACTTTGTGCCCAGCGCTCTGCAAGAAGATTGTGAATCTAAAATTAAGGTGAAATGCAGTAGCGGTGAAATTTCAAGTCCTTCTCTTCTTGTGTTGAGGCCAGAcaaagttggcatgtttataGAGTCATTGTTCTTTCGTCTCTTGAATCGATGTGTTCGTCAGTATCCATTTAAGCCTTCATTATACCGTAACTATGCCATGTTACACACGGAAGATGCCTGTGATGTTGAACTATTCTATACGTATGAGTATGTTGTTGTGGGGCTGAGACCAAAAGGCTCTATGTCGTATGAAGATGTAAGGAAGAGGTGTGTTGAAACTCGTCAATTTATTGTCAAGTCAGTGGAAGAAGTAAAGCAGCAAGGATTGTCAGGCTTTGAGtactctgtctgttttcaaCATCTGAGGCCAGAACAAAATAGTTTCCTGCCCATTAACAGTGATCGACTTGTGTCTTTAAATGATTACCCTAAGGATAAACGTTTGCTCTATGCCAGTAATTCAACAGCTGATCTTACAGCTGAAGAGGAGAAGTCAATAGACATCTGGTTTTCTTCAGGAGAATCTGATCTTGCGAGTGAACCAATGGCTGCAACAGCTGAGAGTCAGAATGCATCAACAGATGGTA from Corticium candelabrum chromosome 14, ooCorCand1.1, whole genome shotgun sequence carries:
- the LOC134189958 gene encoding uncharacterized protein LOC134189958 — encoded protein: MAESVVRDGDDGDDDGDGDDRKRELREALTRIADKVEDDLKEEIERLGLHTPSLWKWLASAAGAGAEKMSRVLGALRDGRQMEKLESEMISEWIDSAGGRLVLVPVKRGVVKLVGKDGSGKSSLKRSLKREMFNSELLSTEAIEIEVLYQGDDSKAWRPIIEGQIQQLVLSAISKPACDVYSKTELRQVEGRKLSKQVSDMMLKYRQVHVTPPRVIIHVCDHGGQENLFSSFAPFVAPNSVYLMVYDVSIPLEAEAQSSVRLNIEGDYQHLEVKLHRMKYNKDWINHHLSAISVSSVSRHHEQSDESSKERVQELAFSDRQSTANAVLQSSTQGIGSVFNCVSPPVIFAATHADQIVGKEQEVLSRQDAVLNKMLDHKPYTSHVYRRPSESQSPLFKSDLCFCINNTKSHSPSWLPRLFLSEEDPELVALRELVTSKIEEHCTQELIPVSWLLIEDKVSDLQGNSRDKIIPFEMLEEIGVKQCSMKSSSEVSDALCHLHNFSIVVYFASSPILRHHVFIDAQWVFTTLSRLCPLHSKGLPANLREDFGKLSKKGIMSQELVDYFLRDLKVEDRTKMLEAAELLDIVSKCQEFDKFGVPKGKQDIEYFVPSALQEDCESKIKVKCSSGEISSPSLLVLRPDKVGMFIESLFFRLLNRCVRQYPFKPSLYRNYAMLHTEDACDVELFYTYEYVVVGLRPKGSMSYEDVRKRCVETRQFIVKSVEEVKQQGLSGFEYSVCFQHLRPEQNSFLPINSDRLVSLNDYPKDKRLLYASNSTADLTAEEEKSIDIWFSSGESDLASEPMAATAESQNASTDGRNQHASESALFTGNVERDYEAVTRAVVNCGCSQWYEIGLNLGMNKDQIKSETHNKPHYTGKLHALIEARRENVAKQQTMKDLLKACRLIPQPIYDDVIQQWKKEGLGQ